GGTAAGCTCATGCTTTATGCATTGAGCACATGCATCTGGTGCAGGAAAACCAAGCAGCTGTTAACGGATCTGGGCGTTGAGTACGACTATGTCTTCGTTGACCTGCTTCAAGGGCAGGAGAAGGAGCAGACCATCGCCATAGTGGAGAAATGGAATCCCGATTGCTCATTTCCGACGCTGGTGGTCAACGACAGCAAGTGCATCGTCGGGTTCAAGGAGAACGAGATTAAAGAGGCGCTCAAACTGTGAGTACGGATGATACCATCACCCCCGAAGAGATCGAAAATTATTACCTGAGGTGTAAGAAAGATGCAGAGTCGGGCGGGTATCATATAAATCCGGATGCCGACTTTGCCCGCGGCCTGGTCAACGGCCTGCTGGTCAACCAGGCGCGTTATGGCTATCAGTCATGTCCCTGCCGCCTTGCCAGCGGTAATAAGGATGAAGACCTGGATATCATATGTCCCTGCGATTACAGGGATCAGGATGTGGTCGAATACGGGGCCTGCTACTGTGCCCTGTACGTATCTCAAGACGTACTGGATGGTAAGCAGGAATCGAGATCCATACCCGAGAGAAGACCACCACGTTCGCTTCGCCACAAAAATGCAGCTTCAGCTTCACAGGGGCCTTTGCAAGTGCCTCTGCCAGTCTGGCGCTGTAAAGTTTGCGGATATCTCTGTGCCCGCGACGGTCCTCCCGAGATATGTCCGATCTGTAAAGCTAAAAAAGAAAGGTTCGAACGGTTCCTGTAGTTACGAAATTTTAGTCTACCTGGCCTGTTTCAACGCATAGTAGATTCCGATCAGTGCGATGCCGGCCAGCAGAAGAGCGCCTCCGTATATCATCACACAACAGTTGAAATCCTGCACCAATCGCAGCAGCCAATCCCGGATCAGCGGCGGCAGATTGAACTGTGATATCAGTGACTTGCCCATGCTGCCGGCGGGCAGGATGATGATGAATTGAAGCGCACCGCTGACGGCGGAGATCAGCCCCAGTTCGCCTGACATTAATCGCGGTTTGCGTGCTATCAAAACAATTGCTATGAGCAATAGGATTATCAACAGCAGCAGTGGTACAAAGATGGCCATGAGTATAATAACAAAGGACTTGAGCGCAGCCAACTGCTCAAGCATATCGAACAGGCTGTTTATCTGCCCGGTGTCAATATTTTTTGTAATCGATTCTGCGTTGACGCCCAGCATCTGAAATACAGGGCTGAGTGCTGGTAGGTCCATTAACGCCTGGATATGGGCTGCCAGATTATTAAATATCGGCTTTTGCGCAGCTATCGTATCCAGCAGTTTACCTTTTTTCAGACTATCGAGTATATATGCATATGTATTCCGCACACAGGTCCGCATTACATCTTTTATCTGCGGCTCAAAGTTGATAACGGCAAGCTCCGCGGATTTGCCCAGCACAGGATTCTTGGGAGCTACATTTTCTTTGAGCCAGATGTTTGCGAGGGCCGGGACATCGATGTCGTTCACATAGGAAGCGACACAATCGGGATTGAAGGCGGTTTGCTGCAGCGACATTATTGGCCCGAACAAAACAAGAATAACGAATAGCAGTATCCCCAGGATGATCAACAGTATTTTTTTCCCGGATGAGACCTCGGGCGCATTACTGAAGTAGCCGATAAACCCTGTCTTCATTTCACTACCCCCTTTTTTCGACTATGGAAAACCGATCGGGACGTATCGTGTGACAATTGTATCATCGCGATGATATGTTGCCAAAGAGGAGTGTTGATAAGGTTCGCTGCTTGCGATAAGATAGTACGGCTGTAATAACGAAAATACCCGGTGTTTCACAGCGGCCGTTCTGGCCAATCGCTCCCGCCATGAATGATCTGACAAAGAAATATGAACTGCACAGGCTTGCCTGGCTGCAAAGACAGGGCTCCGTCTATTTCCCTTTCTGGGATATGGTCTTTAAGTACCCCCCGCTGGCCTGCTTTAACTCACTGGTGAAGCTGAAGGCAAGGTTATTCAATACCTGCATCATACATACCATAGGGGACAGCCATGTCAAGCCCTTCATCTATCGCTGTCCCTTTCTGGTGCATCATATATCACAGGCCACGGCACATAACCTGATAAAGGAGGGAAGCTTCACCAGGTCGTCGGAGTACCTGGCGCTGTTTCTCCAAAGGGTGAATAAGCAACGGGACGTCGTCTTTCTGGTTTTCGGGGAGATCGATGCCAGGGTCCATATTTATTTACAGTACGGCAAGAGCGGCAAAACCATCAGTATCGATACATTGATCGACAACACCGTCGCCAGGTATTGCGCGGCCATACAGCGTATAAAGGACGACGGTTACGCCGTCTGTATACACGGCATTCCGCCGGCAGCCAGCAAGGAGTTCATCACCGCCCTGCCCTTTGCGGGCAACGCCAGGGAGCGTAGCGAGATATCCAGGATATTCAACGAGAAACTCAGGTCCTTCTGTGAGAGCATCGATGTGCCGTACGTGGATATCCAATCGATCGCATCGGATCGCAAAGGCTTTATCAAGAAGTATTATCTGGCAGATGAGGTACACTGCAACAGCAGGATAGTGCCATTCACCCGTAAAACGATTGCAACATCTTTCAGTGGAATAAAAAAGATAGGTTAAAGTATTACAGCGGACTTAGAAGATAAGGCCGGCCCCGCTTGGCGGGGCCGGCTTTTTTCTGTTAGCTCTCTATTCCGGCTATCCTCTTGGCCATGTTCTTACAGGCTTCGATATCGTATTGCGTGGTGATGGCGATCTGTTCCATAACGGGTGACCCGCCTCCATGGAAACCGCCTACCTGCGCTATGCCGCCGGTGGCCGAGCAGAGCATATCTCCCACATGCATCCAGAGCTTGATGGCGTCATCGACTTTTATGTCCGGATTGCGCATGGTGTATTTCTCCAGCAGCTCCCTGGTCTCGGGATTGAGGAAATCTCCCTCGTGCGGGAAGGTGGCCGGGATTCCGCCTGCCACGTCACAGAGTATCTCCGCCTCGCGGTAGACCGCCTCACCGGTCAGGCAGCGTCCTACATTGGCGTATATCGAGTTGGGGATGAAGCTTCCCGGGCCGTAGGGCATGAAGCCCATACCCGGTATATAGACCTCCGGTCGGCCCAACTCCGAGGCAGTGAATCCAGCCGCGTATCCGAGTTCGGACACCATGATCAGCTCTGCCAGCTTCTCCCGGACATGTCCGGCCTTGGCAATACCGTTATACTCAGCGGCCAGTGCCACTGTCCCCAGCATCAGGTCTCCGATGGCGGGCTTGCAGCCCGAGTAGCTGTGGCGATGGAAGAGGGCGAAAAGCAGCGCGCCCACAGCACCGTGAATGGTCTCGCCCGCCACGAATACTCTCTCCCATGGTATAAATGCCTTGTCGAAGATAGTATAAGAGTCGGTAGCACCCTGCATAACTCCCTTTTTGTAATGCTTGCGCTCCCTGAGGTTGTGGATGGTTACGACCTGCTTGATGCCCTCCCAGTCGGCGGGTATGGCAAAGGCCACCGCCCAGTCCTTCTCTTCGGGCAGCAGAGAGCGTGTGGGCACGACAACGATCTCGTCGGCAGTCGAAGCCTCGGAGTTATGTACCTTGCAGCCGCTCACTACGATGCCGTCGCTCTTGCGCTCCACGATATGCAGGTACAAGTCCGGGTCCTGCTGCTGGCTGGGCCTCTTCATTCGGTCGCCCTTGACGTCTGTTTGTGCGCAGCAACCGACCAGGTCTTTGGTCTGGAAGCTCTCCAGCCATTTAAGGAAATTCTTATGGTACTCGGTCGCGCCTTTGTTATGCTTGTCGGCCTCAAATGATATGGCATTACATGCATTGGTGCCATCGATACCCATGCAGCGCTGTATGCAGCCGCCTACCTGCTGGCAGAGGGCGCGGGTCATGTCCTGCTTCTTGTGCAGGTCCTCCTTGCTCTGGTGGACGTGGGTAAAGCGGTTGATGGTGTTGCCCGTTATGTGGCTCTTGGCAAGGACAAGGTCCTGAAACCTGGGATCCTGGGCGAAATCGTAGGTCGACCCGATAATGTTGATAGTGTTCATCTGCAACTCATCGGTGCGGTCGATCAGATGGCCGTCGAAATACACATTGCGGCGCATCTTGCCAAGCCTGTCGATGAACTGCTTCTTGGTACTGAGGGTTTTCGTTCCTGGTTTGCTGCCTGTCGTCATGATTCCTCCTATTTGTTAATTAATTATTTCTGCAGTTTTTGATTTTTCGAGCTGTGTGAGCACCAGTTTAACCTGTTCTCTGGTATAACTCTCAAGAGTATAATAGTTTTTCAGGTACCATCCGCGGTTGGCCCAGGCGTTGGCCATGGCCACGATATTATGCGCTACCAGCCTGGCATCGTCGGTGGAAAACTCACCCAGCTCGATTCCGCGCTGTATCAGGTTTTCAAAATACTCCACAACCATGGACTCGGCCTCGTAGATTATGCGCCTTTCACTCACTGTCAATGAAAGCATGATGTGGTTGACGAAGTTGTGGAAGTCGCGATATGTCTCAACAATATCCAGGTAAACTTCTATGGACTTTGTTAGCTGCAAAGAGGGCCTTTCGTTCTGCATCCTTTCGTCAAAACGTCCCAGCGCCTGGCCGGTGAGGTCGGAGGCAAAATTAATAATCAAATACAGGATATCCTGCTTTGACCCGATGTAGTGATAAAGGCCGCCGGTGCTCATCCCCAATGCCGTCGCCAGCTCGCGGGTACTGATGTTGTTATAACCCCTTCTGGCGATCAGCTCGGTGGCCACCTTGACGATATGGCTGCGCCTTTGCTTCACCAGCTCAGTGTCATGGCTGAATGTACGTACCTTCCTCATACCACAGACCGAACGCTCTGTCGTTATGAATATATTTTATCATAATATGGCTACTAATGGAAGCGGGAATAATGTCGGAATGTGATGTATAATTGTCTGGATATTCCGATAAGCCTGTTGGGGCAGTGGACTGGTGTGCAGAGGAGATATGAGCGCAGCACGCTATGATAATACCGCAGACCTGCGGTTTAAAAGGATGACCGGAGGATCGATCATATGAAGGGTAAGATGGATATTCTGAATTACATCGGGGGCAAATGGCTGCCGTCCAAGTCAGCCGATATGCAGGACGTAATAAATCCGGCTACCGGAGAAGTACTGGGACAGGTACGTCTCTCCACCGCTGAAGAGGTTAAGAACACAGTGGATGCGGCTGCCGGGGCTTTGCCTTCCTGGCGCAGAACTCCGGCAACGGAGCGTGTGCAGCACCTCTTCAAGTTGAAGAATCTGCTGGAAGATCATTTTGAGGACCTCTCGCGTATGATAACTATGGAGTGCGGTAAAACTCTGGAAGAGGCGAGAGGTGAAACACGCCGCTTGATTGAGAACGTCGAATCGGCCTGCGGCATTCCTCAGTTGATGCAGGGTTACAACTCGGAAGATATAGCGCGGGGGATCGACGAGAGCATGATCAGACAGCCTGTGGGCGTGTGCGCGGTGATCGCCCCGTTTAATTTTCCCGGCATGGTGCCCTTCTGGTTTTTACCATACGCGGTTGCCTGCGGCAATACTTATGTAGTCAAGCCGTCTGAGAAGGTGCCCTGTACTTTGCAAAAGATATTCGGCCTGATAGAGCAGGCCGGATTCCCACCGGGTGTGCTCAATCTCGTTAATGGGGCCAAGGAAGTGGTGGATGGTCTGCTGGATAATCCAGCCGTCCGTGCTGTGAGTTTTGTGGGCTCAACGCCCGTTGCCCAATATGTATACAGCCGCGCCACGGCCGCCGGCAAGAGGGCACAGTGCCAGGGTGGCGCCAAGAACCCCCTGGTTATCATGCCCGATGCAGATATAGATATGGCGGCGCGCATAACGGCCGATAGTGCATTCGGATGTGCCGGCCAGCGCTGTCTGGCTGGATCGCTGGTTATAACTGTGGGAGAGGCGAAAGGCCCTTTCACAAAGGCGATTGCAGAGGCGGCCGAGATGAGGGTGGTCGGGTACGGCCTGGATGAAAAGGTGCAGATGGGGCCGGTGATTACGCAGCAGAGCAAGGCCAGGATCGAACACTTTATCGGGCAGGGCGAAAAAGAAGGTGCGCGCGTGCTAACCGACGGCAGGGGAACGGTTATCAAAGGCTATGAGCACGGCAGCTTTGTGCGTCCCACGGTTCTTGACGGCCTGCCGCCCAAAGGCGAGGTGGCCACTACCGAGATATTCGGACCGGTGCTGGGATTGATACACGTTGAGAGCCTCGACCAGGCGATAGAGCTTGTCAACGACAGCCGCTACGGGAATATGGCATGTATATTTACAGGCAGCGGCGCAGCGGCCCGGAAATTCCGCTACGAGGCCGAGGTCGGCAATATGGGCATCAATATCGGCATAGCAGCGCCCATGGCCTTTTTCCCGTTCAGCGGGTGGAAGGACAGTTTCTTTGGCGATCTGCATGGACAGAGCCTGGATGCCCTGGAATTTTTCACACAGAAAAAGGTTGTTGCCGAACGCTGGCCGAAGGAATGGACGCGCAAATTTTAACATTTTGAATTCCATTGAGGAGATACCGTAAAGCGTGATTTATGATCAGATAGGCGCGGCGCGACAGGAGCGTGTGGCCGCTATAGTCAAACATGGCAGCCTGGACGCCACACTTGCCGGCCCCGGCTACCCGCGCCGTCATGACCTGACTCTGTCCGAGGCGGTCGTGCTGGGGCTGTTAAGGCAGGACGTGCGCACGTATTTCGCTGTGTTCGGCCACGGCAGCACGGACGTCGCCGAGGTGCTGCGCGTATATCAACATGCCGGACTGGTCAGGGTGCTCAACGTCCGTAACGAGATCGAGGCGTCGCACGCTGCGGCAGCACTGCGCTGGGCCACCGGAAAAAAAGCTGCGGTCATAACATCCATCGGCCCCGGCGCTCTTCAAGCCATGGCCGCCTCGCTCGTTCCGTCATCCGACGGCCTTGGGGTCTGGTACCTGTTCGGTGATGAGACAACCGAGGACGAAGGCTTCAACATGCAACAGATACCCAAGTACGAGCAGGGCCTTTTCCTGCGGCTATGTTCCACCATGGGCCATGCCTATACCCTGCATACACCGCTGGCGGTTTCCACCGCGCTCAGGCGTGGTCAGGCCGTTGTCGATCATCCTTATCGCGCAGGCCCGTTCTTTTTACTGCTGCCCATGAACACACAGGCTGCAATGCTCAGGCAGTTCGTGCTCAACGAGCTGCCCCAGAAGATATCCATCACGATAGGAGCCGCAGAAGGAGACTTCTCGTCCGCTGCACAAAGGTTAAGGGAAGCAAAGCGCGTGGTTGTACGCGCTGGAGGGGGCGCACGCGGCGCCGGGGGGGAAGTCGGCGAACTTCTGGAGCTTTGCGACGCCGTAGCTGTGGTTTCTCCCCTCGCCAGCGGTGTGGTACCTTACAATAATCCCCGCAATATGACCGTGGGAGGCTCCAAGGGCACATTATGCGGCAACTATGCGATGGAGAACGCTGACCTGCTGCTGGCCGTCGGGACGCGCTTCGTGTGCCAGTCGGACTGCTCGCGCACCGCTTATTTGCGCGTAAAACAGGTCATTAATATCAACGCTGATATAGAGGCTGCCGTCAACTACAACAGCGACGAGCAATCCGGCGGCTCCCTCGCCCTGATCGGCGATATACGCCTAACGCTGCAAAGGTTGTTAAAGGAGCTGCGTAATGGCCCGCCGAAAACGAAGGGCGAACCGTCGGAGTGGTTGAGCTTCTGCAGCGCCAGGCGTGTCGAATGGGATAAATTCAAGCAGGAGCGCTATCAACATCCGCTGCTTTACGACAACGTCTGGAAGAGAGAGGTGCTTACGCAGCCGGCCGTTATCAAAACGGCGGACGACTGGGCAAGAAACAAGAAAGACGTTATCAAGTTTTTCGATGCCGGCGACGTACAGGCCAACGGCTTCCAGATCGTTGAAGACGAGGAGCCCGGACTTACTCTGACGGATACGGGCGCCAGCTATATGGGGTTCGCCGTATCCGCCCTGCTTTCCACTGCTGCGGCAGACAAGAAATTTTTCGGCCTTGCTTTTTCGGGTGACGGCTCTTTTACCATGAACCCGCAGATACTGATCGACGGAGTCCAGCATGGCGCGCGCGGCTGTATCCTGCTACTGGACAACCGCAGGATGGCGGCCATCACCGGCTTGCAGGTCGCGCAATACGGCCATGAGTTCGCCACCAGCGATTCGGTCGAAGTGGACTACCTGAAATGGGCGTCGTCTGTTAAAGGTGTCCGCGCGATTGATGGAGGTTCTTCACCGGATGGACTGCGGGCCGCTCTGGACAAAGCGTATGCCTATGACGGGTTATCTCTGATACACGTGCCCGTTTACTTCGGTGATGATGAGCTGGGCGGTATGGGTGTTTACGGCCGATGGAATGTGGGGAACTGGTGTGAAGGCACGCAGGCACTGCGGCATGATATCGGATTGTAAAGACATAGATATACGATGAAAAACTTCGATAGCAAGTTGATCGCCGATCTGAAAGCGCAGGCCAATTACCTGCGCCGGCAGAGCCTGACTATGATCTACCGCCGTCAGGCCGGCCATCCCGGCGGTTGCCTCTCGGCGGCCGATATAGTGGCCGCGCTTTATTTCAAGGTGCTTCGTATCGATCCCAAAAGGCCGGACTGGGAAGACAGGGACCGCTTTATCCTCAGCAAAGGGCATGCCTCGGCTCTTTTATACTCCGCCCTAGCGCGCCGCGGTTATTTTGCAGAATCCGAGCTCGAGCACTGGGGTGAGCTGGCATGCCAGCTGCAGGGGCATCCCGATCGTCTGAAGACGCCCGGTGTGGATATGACCAGCGGTATCCTCGGGCATGGCATCGCCATAGGCCTTGGCCTATCGCTGGCAG
This genomic window from Dehalococcoidia bacterium contains:
- a CDS encoding thiamine pyrophosphate-dependent enzyme, producing MIYDQIGAARQERVAAIVKHGSLDATLAGPGYPRRHDLTLSEAVVLGLLRQDVRTYFAVFGHGSTDVAEVLRVYQHAGLVRVLNVRNEIEASHAAAALRWATGKKAAVITSIGPGALQAMAASLVPSSDGLGVWYLFGDETTEDEGFNMQQIPKYEQGLFLRLCSTMGHAYTLHTPLAVSTALRRGQAVVDHPYRAGPFFLLLPMNTQAAMLRQFVLNELPQKISITIGAAEGDFSSAAQRLREAKRVVVRAGGGARGAGGEVGELLELCDAVAVVSPLASGVVPYNNPRNMTVGGSKGTLCGNYAMENADLLLAVGTRFVCQSDCSRTAYLRVKQVININADIEAAVNYNSDEQSGGSLALIGDIRLTLQRLLKELRNGPPKTKGEPSEWLSFCSARRVEWDKFKQERYQHPLLYDNVWKREVLTQPAVIKTADDWARNKKDVIKFFDAGDVQANGFQIVEDEEPGLTLTDTGASYMGFAVSALLSTAAADKKFFGLAFSGDGSFTMNPQILIDGVQHGARGCILLLDNRRMAAITGLQVAQYGHEFATSDSVEVDYLKWASSVKGVRAIDGGSSPDGLRAALDKAYAYDGLSLIHVPVYFGDDELGGMGVYGRWNVGNWCEGTQALRHDIGL
- a CDS encoding CoA-acylating methylmalonate-semialdehyde dehydrogenase, which codes for MKGKMDILNYIGGKWLPSKSADMQDVINPATGEVLGQVRLSTAEEVKNTVDAAAGALPSWRRTPATERVQHLFKLKNLLEDHFEDLSRMITMECGKTLEEARGETRRLIENVESACGIPQLMQGYNSEDIARGIDESMIRQPVGVCAVIAPFNFPGMVPFWFLPYAVACGNTYVVKPSEKVPCTLQKIFGLIEQAGFPPGVLNLVNGAKEVVDGLLDNPAVRAVSFVGSTPVAQYVYSRATAAGKRAQCQGGAKNPLVIMPDADIDMAARITADSAFGCAGQRCLAGSLVITVGEAKGPFTKAIAEAAEMRVVGYGLDEKVQMGPVITQQSKARIEHFIGQGEKEGARVLTDGRGTVIKGYEHGSFVRPTVLDGLPPKGEVATTEIFGPVLGLIHVESLDQAIELVNDSRYGNMACIFTGSGAAARKFRYEAEVGNMGINIGIAAPMAFFPFSGWKDSFFGDLHGQSLDALEFFTQKKVVAERWPKEWTRKF
- a CDS encoding SGNH/GDSL hydrolase family protein, giving the protein MNDLTKKYELHRLAWLQRQGSVYFPFWDMVFKYPPLACFNSLVKLKARLFNTCIIHTIGDSHVKPFIYRCPFLVHHISQATAHNLIKEGSFTRSSEYLALFLQRVNKQRDVVFLVFGEIDARVHIYLQYGKSGKTISIDTLIDNTVARYCAAIQRIKDDGYAVCIHGIPPAASKEFITALPFAGNARERSEISRIFNEKLRSFCESIDVPYVDIQSIASDRKGFIKKYYLADEVHCNSRIVPFTRKTIATSFSGIKKIG
- a CDS encoding TetR/AcrR family transcriptional regulator encodes the protein MRKVRTFSHDTELVKQRRSHIVKVATELIARRGYNNISTRELATALGMSTGGLYHYIGSKQDILYLIINFASDLTGQALGRFDERMQNERPSLQLTKSIEVYLDIVETYRDFHNFVNHIMLSLTVSERRIIYEAESMVVEYFENLIQRGIELGEFSTDDARLVAHNIVAMANAWANRGWYLKNYYTLESYTREQVKLVLTQLEKSKTAEIIN
- a CDS encoding glutaredoxin family protein — translated: MTIEHVDGKNAGKLMLYALSTCIWCRKTKQLLTDLGVEYDYVFVDLLQGQEKEQTIAIVEKWNPDCSFPTLVVNDSKCIVGFKENEIKEALKL
- a CDS encoding 4-hydroxyphenylacetate 3-hydroxylase N-terminal domain-containing protein, which gives rise to MTTGSKPGTKTLSTKKQFIDRLGKMRRNVYFDGHLIDRTDELQMNTINIIGSTYDFAQDPRFQDLVLAKSHITGNTINRFTHVHQSKEDLHKKQDMTRALCQQVGGCIQRCMGIDGTNACNAISFEADKHNKGATEYHKNFLKWLESFQTKDLVGCCAQTDVKGDRMKRPSQQQDPDLYLHIVERKSDGIVVSGCKVHNSEASTADEIVVVPTRSLLPEEKDWAVAFAIPADWEGIKQVVTIHNLRERKHYKKGVMQGATDSYTIFDKAFIPWERVFVAGETIHGAVGALLFALFHRHSYSGCKPAIGDLMLGTVALAAEYNGIAKAGHVREKLAELIMVSELGYAAGFTASELGRPEVYIPGMGFMPYGPGSFIPNSIYANVGRCLTGEAVYREAEILCDVAGGIPATFPHEGDFLNPETRELLEKYTMRNPDIKVDDAIKLWMHVGDMLCSATGGIAQVGGFHGGGSPVMEQIAITTQYDIEACKNMAKRIAGIES
- a CDS encoding ferredoxin-thioredoxin reductase catalytic domain-containing protein; this translates as MSTDDTITPEEIENYYLRCKKDAESGGYHINPDADFARGLVNGLLVNQARYGYQSCPCRLASGNKDEDLDIICPCDYRDQDVVEYGACYCALYVSQDVLDGKQESRSIPERRPPRSLRHKNAASASQGPLQVPLPVWRCKVCGYLCARDGPPEICPICKAKKERFERFL